In Haloplanus rubicundus, one DNA window encodes the following:
- a CDS encoding sensor histidine kinase: MSGLLSRVDRALVRMFEAGPTDGSRRRERLARFGACIAISVTGVGLVIPNVAPYLVPGQPPVGLGLGALGAVVCLGLVAAGALLYRSGFSTPNAVRIAVWNFLGLVVLGAVLLAHGAYRGALGTVTTADALAAGNVLAISAAAHVIIGVHDARRVRAEQLAREREKFAVLSRVLRHNLRNDATVLIGQSERLASELDGSLADTAETLHGRSREVGDLATKTKVMVEALDRRSTPNARLNVHDVVTDAVDGVREDANGVDVSVDVPRNLWIWADDSVETALAELVENAVEHGGSDIRVEAADDDGRVDVRVVDDGPGIPADERAILSGDAEITQLKHGSGLGLWVARSVAEAADGRLTFDTDGERTVVRLAHDRAEPPVEASGDTTFTPTAA; encoded by the coding sequence ATGTCTGGCCTCCTCTCCCGGGTCGACCGGGCGCTCGTCCGGATGTTCGAGGCGGGGCCGACCGACGGGAGCCGTCGTCGGGAACGCCTCGCCAGATTCGGCGCGTGCATCGCGATCAGTGTGACCGGCGTCGGCCTCGTGATTCCCAACGTGGCGCCGTATCTCGTCCCCGGCCAGCCGCCGGTCGGGCTCGGACTGGGCGCGCTCGGGGCGGTCGTCTGTCTCGGCTTAGTCGCCGCCGGGGCCCTCCTGTACCGGAGCGGGTTCTCGACCCCGAACGCGGTGCGGATCGCGGTCTGGAACTTCCTCGGCCTCGTCGTCCTCGGCGCCGTCCTCCTCGCCCACGGCGCCTACCGGGGCGCACTCGGGACGGTGACGACGGCCGACGCGCTGGCGGCGGGGAACGTCCTCGCCATCAGCGCCGCCGCCCACGTCATCATCGGCGTCCACGACGCCCGTCGGGTTCGCGCGGAACAACTGGCTCGCGAGCGCGAGAAGTTCGCCGTCCTCAGTCGCGTCCTCAGACACAACCTCCGCAACGACGCGACGGTGTTGATCGGGCAGTCCGAACGGCTGGCGTCGGAACTCGACGGGTCGCTCGCCGACACGGCCGAGACGCTCCACGGCCGCTCCAGGGAGGTCGGTGACCTCGCGACCAAGACCAAGGTGATGGTCGAGGCGCTGGATCGGCGATCGACGCCGAACGCCCGGCTGAACGTCCACGACGTCGTCACCGACGCCGTCGACGGGGTTCGCGAGGACGCGAACGGCGTCGACGTCTCGGTCGACGTGCCGCGGAACCTGTGGATCTGGGCGGACGACAGCGTCGAGACGGCCCTGGCCGAACTGGTCGAGAACGCGGTCGAACACGGCGGCTCGGACATCCGCGTCGAGGCTGCCGACGACGACGGACGGGTCGACGTCCGCGTCGTGGACGACGGGCCGGGCATCCCGGCGGACGAGCGGGCCATCCTCTCGGGCGACGCGGAGATAACGCAACTCAAACACGGGAGCGGTCTCGGGCTCTGGGTCGCACGATCCGTCGCGGAGGCCGCGGACGGACGGTTGACCTTCGACACCGACGGCGAGCGGACGGTCGTCCGTCTCGCGCACGATCGGGCCGAGCCGCCGGTGGAGGCCTCGGGTGACACGACATTCACCCCCACGGCGGCGTAG
- a CDS encoding TFIIB-type zinc ribbon-containing protein has protein sequence MSEYPRKTIPPRSAVHVDAVGSSTEGNQGVGGVRRHCPTCGARLVTTTSRGGIPRRTCPECQGGGNR, from the coding sequence GTGTCTGAGTACCCCCGAAAAACGATTCCACCGCGGAGTGCGGTGCATGTCGACGCAGTCGGGTCATCGACAGAAGGAAATCAGGGGGTGGGCGGCGTGAGACGCCACTGTCCGACCTGTGGCGCCCGTCTCGTCACGACCACCTCACGGGGTGGCATCCCCCGTCGAACCTGTCCCGAATGTCAAGGAGGTGGGAACCGATGA
- a CDS encoding amino acid-binding protein: protein MSDEAASTPDSDTDVTDPETDGGERPQTHTIRLELVDKPGELLSALRPIAENGGNLLSIFHERGNLTPRGHIPVEVDVECPPDRFEVIVQALRDEGVNVIQAGAERYGEQLTILLVGDIVDTDLSDTLRRIESSTDATLADLSLSAPEGRGSASSARLRLATRTGRTDEVFDHVRAIADEKELNVIEPLVEVAE, encoded by the coding sequence ATGAGCGACGAGGCCGCGTCCACCCCTGACTCCGACACCGACGTGACCGACCCCGAAACCGACGGCGGCGAGCGTCCCCAGACCCACACCATCCGGCTGGAGCTCGTGGACAAGCCGGGCGAACTGCTGTCGGCGCTTCGCCCCATCGCCGAGAACGGCGGCAACCTGCTCTCCATCTTCCACGAGCGCGGCAACCTCACCCCGCGGGGTCACATCCCCGTCGAGGTGGACGTGGAGTGTCCGCCGGACCGCTTCGAGGTTATCGTGCAGGCACTTCGCGACGAGGGCGTCAACGTCATCCAGGCGGGCGCGGAGCGCTACGGGGAGCAGTTGACGATCCTGCTCGTCGGCGACATCGTCGACACCGACCTCTCCGATACCCTGCGACGGATCGAGTCGAGTACGGACGCGACGCTCGCCGATCTGTCGCTCTCGGCCCCGGAGGGCCGCGGGAGCGCGTCGAGCGCGCGCCTCCGACTCGCGACCCGGACCGGCCGGACCGACGAGGTGTTCGACCACGTGCGAGCGATTGCTGACGAGAAGGAACTGAACGTGATCGAACCGCTCGTGGAGGTGGCGGAATGA
- a CDS encoding elongation factor EF-2: MGRRKKIVQECERLMDKPENIRNIAIAAHVDHGKTTLTDNLLAGAGMISQDTAGQQLAMDTEEDEQERGITIDAANVSMTHEYEDKNHLINLIDTPGHVDFGGDVTRAMRAVDGALVVVDAVEGAMPQTETVLRQALREGVKPTLFINKVDRLISELQEGPQEMQERLLSVIRDVNELIRGMTEEMDDIDDDWTVGVEDGTVGFGSALYKWGVSMPSMQRTGMDFGDIIDLERADKRQELHERTPLSDVVLDMVCEHFPNPLDAQPRRIPRIWRGDDTSDIAESMRLVDEDGDLVLMVTDIGIDPHAGEIAAGRVFSGTIEKGQELYVSGTAGKNRVQSVGIYMGGEREEVERVPAGNIAAVTGLKDAIAGSTVSSVEMTPFESIEHISEPVITKSVEAKNMDDLPKLIETLQQVAKEDPTIQIEINEETGEHLISGQGELHLEVIGQRIERNQGIPINTGEPIVVFRESPQQPSGEVEGVSPNRHNKFYITVEPLSDDIVDEIQLGNVSMDMPELERREALQEAGMDKDTSQNVEHIHGTNILIDDTKGIQHLNETMELVVEGLEEALDDGPLAAEPVSGALIRLHDAKLHEDTIHRGPAQVIPAVREAVHRALIDGEIRLLEPIQNVRIDVPSEHMGSASGEIQGRRGRVDDMYQEGDLMVIEGIAPVEEMIGFSSDIRSATEGRASWNTENAGFRVLADNLQPDIITEIRERKGMKLELPPSVDYI, encoded by the coding sequence ATGGGCCGACGAAAGAAGATCGTACAAGAATGTGAACGGCTGATGGACAAACCGGAGAACATCCGGAACATCGCCATCGCCGCTCACGTCGACCACGGTAAGACGACTCTGACGGACAACCTGCTCGCCGGTGCGGGCATGATCTCGCAGGACACTGCGGGCCAGCAGCTCGCGATGGACACGGAGGAAGACGAGCAGGAACGCGGCATCACCATCGACGCCGCGAACGTCTCGATGACCCACGAGTACGAGGACAAGAACCACCTCATCAACCTGATCGACACGCCGGGCCACGTCGACTTCGGTGGCGACGTGACGCGGGCGATGCGTGCCGTCGACGGCGCGCTCGTGGTGGTCGACGCCGTCGAGGGCGCGATGCCCCAGACGGAGACGGTGCTCCGGCAGGCGCTCCGCGAGGGCGTCAAGCCGACCCTCTTCATCAACAAGGTCGACCGCCTCATCTCCGAGCTCCAGGAGGGCCCCCAGGAGATGCAGGAGCGGCTCCTGTCGGTCATCCGCGACGTGAACGAGCTCATCCGGGGCATGACCGAGGAGATGGACGACATCGACGACGACTGGACCGTCGGCGTCGAGGACGGCACCGTCGGCTTCGGGTCCGCCCTCTACAAGTGGGGCGTCTCGATGCCCTCGATGCAGCGGACGGGCATGGACTTCGGCGACATCATCGACCTCGAACGCGCCGACAAGCGCCAGGAGCTCCACGAGCGGACGCCGCTCTCCGACGTGGTGCTCGACATGGTCTGTGAGCACTTCCCGAACCCGCTGGACGCCCAGCCCCGTCGTATCCCGCGCATCTGGCGCGGCGACGACACCTCCGACATCGCGGAGTCGATGCGGCTGGTCGACGAGGACGGCGACCTCGTGCTCATGGTCACCGACATCGGCATCGACCCCCACGCGGGCGAAATCGCGGCCGGTCGCGTCTTCTCGGGCACCATCGAGAAGGGCCAGGAGCTCTACGTCTCCGGGACGGCGGGCAAGAACCGCGTCCAGAGCGTCGGCATCTACATGGGCGGCGAGCGCGAGGAAGTGGAGCGCGTCCCCGCGGGCAACATCGCCGCCGTCACGGGCCTCAAGGACGCCATCGCCGGTTCCACGGTGTCGAGCGTCGAGATGACGCCGTTCGAGTCCATCGAGCACATCAGCGAGCCCGTCATCACGAAAAGCGTCGAGGCGAAGAACATGGACGACCTGCCGAAGCTCATCGAGACGCTCCAGCAGGTCGCCAAGGAAGACCCGACGATCCAGATCGAGATCAACGAGGAGACGGGCGAACACCTCATCTCCGGACAGGGTGAGCTCCACCTCGAAGTCATCGGCCAGCGCATCGAGCGCAACCAGGGCATCCCGATCAACACCGGCGAACCCATCGTCGTCTTTCGCGAGTCGCCACAGCAGCCCTCCGGAGAAGTCGAGGGCGTCTCGCCGAACCGCCACAACAAGTTCTACATCACGGTCGAGCCCCTGAGCGACGACATCGTCGACGAGATCCAGCTCGGCAACGTCTCGATGGACATGCCCGAACTGGAGCGCCGCGAGGCCCTCCAGGAGGCCGGCATGGACAAGGACACCTCCCAGAACGTCGAGCACATCCACGGCACGAACATCCTCATCGACGACACGAAGGGGATTCAGCACCTCAACGAGACGATGGAACTCGTCGTCGAGGGGCTGGAGGAGGCGCTGGACGACGGCCCGCTCGCCGCGGAACCCGTCTCCGGCGCGCTCATCCGCCTGCACGACGCGAAGCTCCACGAGGACACCATCCACCGCGGTCCGGCGCAGGTCATCCCCGCCGTCCGCGAGGCGGTCCACCGCGCGCTGATCGACGGCGAGATTCGCCTGCTCGAACCCATCCAGAACGTCCGCATCGACGTTCCCTCGGAGCACATGGGGTCGGCCTCGGGCGAGATTCAGGGTCGGCGTGGCCGCGTCGACGACATGTATCAGGAGGGTGACCTCATGGTCATCGAGGGCATCGCGCCCGTCGAGGAGATGATCGGCTTCTCCTCCGACATCCGCAGCGCCACCGAGGGTCGCGCGTCGTGGAACACGGAGAACGCCGGCTTCCGCGTGCTCGCCGACAACCTCCAGCCGGACATCATCACGGAGATTCGCGAGCGCAAGGGAATGAAGCTCGAACTCCCGCCGTCGGTCGACTACATCTAA
- a CDS encoding 30S ribosomal protein S12 produces MANGKYAARKLKKDRQTRRWSDSEYARRERGLRKKSDPLEGAPQARGIVLEKVGIEAKQPNSAIRKCVRVQLIKNGKQVTAFCPGDGAISFIDEHDEVTIAGIGGAKGRAMGDLSGVNYKVEKVNGVSMIELVRGNAEKPVR; encoded by the coding sequence ATGGCGAACGGCAAGTACGCGGCCCGCAAACTCAAGAAGGACCGCCAGACGCGACGGTGGTCCGACTCGGAGTACGCGCGACGCGAGCGCGGCCTCCGGAAGAAATCGGACCCGCTCGAGGGTGCGCCCCAGGCCCGGGGCATCGTCCTCGAGAAGGTCGGCATCGAGGCGAAACAGCCCAACTCCGCGATCCGGAAGTGCGTCCGGGTCCAGCTCATCAAGAACGGGAAGCAGGTGACGGCCTTCTGTCCCGGCGACGGCGCCATCTCCTTCATCGACGAACACGACGAGGTCACCATCGCCGGCATCGGCGGCGCGAAGGGTCGTGCGATGGGCGACCTCTCCGGCGTGAACTACAAAGTCGAGAAGGTCAACGGCGTGTCGATGATCGAACTCGTCCGCGGGAACGCGGAGAAACCGGTCCGATAA
- a CDS encoding DUF5781 family protein, with protein sequence MDVRVQGGASPDPFLGAADLLATEHDLDRPVHVQVRDDPDERTWAAHYDDYHVLNISRQAATSAMARELALHELAHMARHEQGHASHTQSTDEALFLALSGRTVERRKLAHCYQIANHMRDIYADDITLDVAPAAKLVQFLESQLAAAVADAPGPAGTRPAGAGPARDGADPDITAVNAAFALALVERHGLIDPDHRLYDLARAAAADAPTVGMEAFKRRFRNLVDDPSESDFRRDLVAVTKEYALGGGRAAD encoded by the coding sequence ATGGACGTACGCGTACAGGGTGGCGCCTCGCCGGACCCGTTTCTCGGCGCCGCCGACCTGCTGGCGACGGAACACGACCTCGACCGCCCGGTCCACGTGCAGGTCCGGGACGACCCCGACGAACGGACCTGGGCCGCCCACTACGACGACTACCACGTCCTCAACATCTCCCGGCAGGCCGCCACCAGCGCGATGGCCCGAGAGCTCGCACTCCACGAACTCGCGCACATGGCCCGCCACGAACAGGGCCACGCCTCCCACACCCAGTCGACCGACGAGGCGCTCTTTCTCGCCCTCTCCGGCCGGACCGTCGAGCGCCGCAAACTCGCCCACTGCTATCAGATCGCCAACCACATGCGCGACATCTACGCCGACGACATCACCCTCGACGTCGCGCCCGCGGCCAAGCTGGTGCAGTTCCTCGAATCCCAGCTCGCGGCCGCCGTCGCCGACGCCCCCGGACCCGCCGGGACGCGGCCGGCCGGCGCCGGACCGGCCCGCGACGGCGCCGACCCCGACATCACCGCCGTCAACGCCGCGTTCGCCCTCGCCCTCGTCGAGCGCCACGGGCTGATCGACCCCGACCACCGACTCTACGACCTCGCCCGCGCCGCCGCCGCCGACGCCCCCACCGTCGGGATGGAGGCGTTCAAACGCCGATTCCGCAACCTCGTCGACGACCCCAGCGAGAGCGACTTCCGGCGTGACCTCGTGGCGGTGACGAAGGAGTACGCCCTCGGCGGCGGCCGGGCGGCGGACTAG
- a CDS encoding iron-containing alcohol dehydrogenase: MSLGSLTESHSIRSPDHVEYGAGAVDALEAFAAERGIESALVVTDDFLADSGVIDAPVARLDAAGVDVAVYDGVAPEPKLSMVEDAAERVADRDLVVGVGGGSSMDTAKLAAALAEHGGPVRDMLGMDNVPGETGPLALVPTTAGTGSEVTHIGVFADEREGGVKRVVFSPHLFADLAAVDPDLTETMPPGVAAATGLDALTHAIESYVSLLRTPYTDTLARRAVELVAANLRPAVAQGPENDAARANMSLAATLAGQAFVNSGLGAVHALTYPLGMECGLGHGLANGVLLPHVMRYNVPAEVGRFADLAGLLGEERRPGESERAFADRSVEAVFDLLEDVDVPTSIATYGDFDRETFAAFADVAFEHSEHNIDRNPRDMDREDVIAVFEAAAEGRESARGR, from the coding sequence ATGTCACTCGGTTCGCTCACCGAATCCCACTCGATCCGGAGTCCCGACCACGTCGAGTACGGCGCGGGCGCCGTCGACGCCCTCGAAGCCTTCGCGGCGGAGCGGGGGATCGAATCGGCGCTCGTCGTCACCGACGACTTCCTGGCCGACAGCGGCGTCATCGACGCGCCGGTCGCCCGCCTCGACGCCGCGGGCGTCGACGTGGCGGTGTACGACGGCGTGGCGCCCGAGCCGAAGCTGTCGATGGTCGAGGACGCGGCCGAACGGGTGGCCGACCGCGACCTGGTCGTGGGCGTCGGCGGCGGCAGTTCGATGGATACGGCGAAGCTCGCGGCGGCGCTCGCCGAACACGGCGGCCCGGTGCGTGACATGCTCGGCATGGACAACGTGCCGGGCGAGACGGGGCCGCTGGCGCTCGTCCCGACGACGGCGGGGACGGGCAGCGAGGTGACCCACATCGGCGTCTTCGCCGACGAGCGTGAGGGCGGCGTGAAACGGGTCGTCTTCTCGCCGCATCTCTTCGCGGACCTCGCGGCGGTCGATCCGGACCTGACGGAGACGATGCCGCCGGGCGTCGCGGCGGCGACGGGGCTGGACGCGCTGACCCACGCGATAGAGAGCTACGTCTCCCTGCTCCGGACGCCCTACACCGACACGCTGGCGCGCCGGGCGGTCGAACTCGTCGCGGCGAACCTGCGGCCCGCCGTCGCGCAGGGGCCGGAAAACGACGCGGCCCGCGCCAACATGAGCCTCGCGGCGACGCTCGCGGGGCAGGCGTTCGTCAACTCCGGACTGGGCGCCGTCCACGCGCTCACCTACCCGCTCGGGATGGAGTGTGGGCTGGGCCACGGGCTGGCCAACGGCGTCCTCCTCCCACACGTGATGCGGTACAACGTCCCCGCCGAAGTCGGTCGATTCGCCGATCTGGCCGGCCTGCTCGGTGAGGAGCGTCGGCCCGGCGAGTCGGAGCGGGCCTTCGCCGACCGGAGCGTCGAGGCGGTCTTCGACCTGCTGGAAGACGTGGACGTGCCGACGAGCATCGCGACGTACGGCGACTTCGACCGCGAGACGTTCGCGGCGTTCGCGGACGTGGCGTTCGAACACTCCGAGCACAACATCGACCGCAACCCCCGTGACATGGACCGCGAGGACGTGATCGCGGTGTTCGAGGCGGCGGCCGAGGGGCGCGAGTCGGCCCGTGGCCGCTAG
- a CDS encoding CopG family ribbon-helix-helix protein yields MPRMDHNPTGRVSFGIDDDVLDKFDAICDDEDVSRSERLRALVKQDVARHSDDDQDGMTLPETDRLTDAYLTLLDAAEPLHDAGLRVSREAAMNRLYSNDTPKSAVMDELIRPLKKQGFVKIDPAMSTVWITVRPPE; encoded by the coding sequence ATGCCCCGGATGGATCACAACCCGACGGGTCGCGTCTCCTTCGGGATCGACGACGACGTCCTCGACAAGTTCGATGCCATCTGTGACGACGAGGACGTGAGCCGGAGCGAGCGCCTGCGTGCGCTCGTCAAGCAGGACGTGGCCCGTCACTCCGATGACGATCAAGACGGGATGACGCTCCCGGAGACCGACCGTCTCACCGACGCGTATCTGACGCTCCTCGATGCCGCCGAGCCGCTGCACGATGCGGGCCTCCGGGTCTCCCGTGAGGCAGCGATGAATCGGCTCTACTCGAACGACACTCCGAAGAGTGCGGTGATGGACGAACTCATCCGGCCGCTGAAGAAACAGGGCTTCGTGAAGATCGATCCAGCCATGTCGACCGTCTGGATCACCGTCCGGCCGCCCGAGTAG
- a CDS encoding homoserine dehydrogenase yields the protein MTLRLAVVGVGAVGRSVVELAPDYGHVVTAVADSRSSAVDPDGIDADAVFERKEREGVVGDGDPDDALAAEYDVLVEATPTTLGDAEPGFSHVRAALERDRHVVLANKGPVAERYADLRALERESAGTVQFEAAVGGAIPILSTIADFGPNQITAARGVLNGTANFILSRMAAEGLGYEHVLAEAQDLGVAEADPAFDVEGTDAALKFVILANVLSDGAEVYTLDDAEVEGIRSIPSSALDLAAEDGRTVRLIGEATADGVRVGPRLVPQHDALAVTGTRNIVQFETVHAGQLHLSGRGAGGPETATAILSDVSRLE from the coding sequence ATGACGCTCCGGCTCGCCGTCGTCGGGGTCGGCGCCGTCGGCCGCTCGGTCGTCGAACTCGCCCCGGACTACGGCCACGTCGTGACCGCCGTCGCGGACTCGCGGTCGTCGGCCGTCGATCCGGACGGCATCGATGCGGACGCGGTGTTCGAGCGCAAGGAGCGCGAAGGCGTGGTCGGCGACGGCGACCCGGACGACGCGCTCGCCGCCGAGTACGACGTCCTCGTCGAGGCGACGCCGACGACGCTCGGCGACGCCGAACCCGGCTTCTCGCACGTCCGTGCCGCGCTGGAACGCGACCGGCACGTCGTGTTGGCGAACAAGGGACCGGTGGCGGAACGGTACGCCGACCTGCGCGCGCTCGAACGCGAGAGCGCCGGGACGGTGCAGTTCGAGGCGGCCGTCGGCGGCGCCATCCCCATCCTCTCGACCATCGCGGACTTCGGGCCGAATCAGATCACCGCGGCCCGCGGCGTGCTCAACGGGACGGCCAACTTCATCCTCTCGCGGATGGCCGCCGAGGGACTCGGCTACGAACACGTCCTCGCGGAGGCCCAGGACCTCGGCGTCGCCGAGGCCGACCCCGCCTTCGACGTGGAGGGGACGGACGCGGCGCTGAAGTTCGTCATCCTCGCGAACGTGCTGAGCGACGGGGCCGAGGTGTACACCCTCGACGACGCCGAGGTGGAGGGCATCCGCTCGATTCCGTCGAGCGCCCTCGACCTGGCGGCCGAAGACGGGCGGACGGTCCGGCTGATCGGCGAGGCGACGGCCGACGGCGTGCGGGTCGGCCCGCGACTCGTCCCCCAACACGACGCGCTGGCGGTGACCGGCACGCGCAACATCGTCCAGTTCGAGACGGTTCACGCCGGGCAACTCCATCTGAGTGGCCGTGGTGCCGGCGGCCCGGAGACGGCGACGGCGATTCTCTCGGACGTGAGCCGGCTGGAGTGA
- the tuf gene encoding translation elongation factor EF-1 subunit alpha: MSDKPHQNLAIIGHVDHGKSTLVGRLLFETGSVPEHVIEQYREEAEEKGKGGFEFAYVMDNLAEERERGVTIDIAHQEFDTDEYFFTIVDCPGHRDFVKNMITGASQADNAVLVVAADDGVAPQTREHVFLARTLGINELIIGVNKMDIVDYSEDTFKEVVEEVKQLLKQVRFGTEDASFIPISAFEGDNVAEKSGNMDWFDGPTLLEALNNLPETEPPTDAPLRLPIQDVYTISGIGTVPVGRVETGVMNVGDNVSFQPSDVGGEVKTIEMHHEEVPEAGPGDNVGFNVRGIGKDDIRRGDVCGPADDPPSVAETFQAQVVVMQHPSVITAGYTPVFHAHTAQVACTIESIDQKLDPASGEVAEENPDFIKSGDAAVVTVRPQKPLSIEPSSEIPELGSFAIRDMGQTIAAGKVLSVNER; this comes from the coding sequence ATGAGTGACAAACCGCACCAGAATCTGGCCATCATCGGCCACGTCGACCACGGCAAGAGCACGCTCGTCGGGCGACTCCTGTTCGAGACAGGGTCGGTCCCGGAGCACGTAATCGAGCAGTACCGCGAGGAAGCCGAGGAGAAGGGCAAGGGCGGCTTCGAGTTCGCCTACGTCATGGACAACCTCGCCGAGGAGCGCGAGCGCGGCGTGACCATCGACATCGCCCACCAGGAGTTCGACACGGACGAGTACTTCTTCACCATCGTCGACTGTCCGGGTCACCGTGACTTCGTGAAGAACATGATCACGGGTGCCTCGCAGGCCGACAACGCGGTGCTCGTCGTCGCGGCCGACGACGGCGTCGCGCCCCAGACCCGCGAGCACGTCTTCCTCGCCCGCACGCTCGGGATCAACGAACTGATCATCGGCGTGAACAAGATGGACATCGTCGACTACTCCGAGGACACCTTCAAGGAGGTCGTCGAGGAGGTCAAGCAGCTCCTCAAACAGGTCCGCTTCGGCACGGAGGACGCCTCCTTCATCCCGATTTCGGCCTTCGAGGGCGACAACGTCGCCGAGAAGTCCGGGAACATGGACTGGTTCGACGGCCCGACGCTGCTCGAAGCCCTGAACAACCTGCCGGAGACGGAGCCGCCGACGGACGCGCCGCTTCGCCTCCCGATCCAGGACGTCTACACGATTTCGGGCATCGGGACGGTCCCGGTCGGCCGCGTCGAGACGGGTGTCATGAACGTCGGCGACAACGTGTCGTTCCAGCCCTCGGACGTCGGTGGCGAGGTCAAGACCATCGAGATGCACCACGAAGAGGTGCCCGAGGCCGGCCCCGGCGACAACGTCGGGTTCAACGTCCGTGGCATCGGCAAGGACGACATCCGCCGTGGCGACGTCTGTGGCCCGGCCGACGACCCGCCGTCGGTCGCCGAGACGTTCCAGGCGCAGGTCGTCGTCATGCAGCACCCGTCGGTGATCACGGCTGGGTACACGCCGGTCTTCCACGCCCACACGGCGCAGGTCGCGTGTACCATCGAGTCCATCGACCAGAAGCTCGACCCCGCGAGCGGCGAGGTCGCCGAGGAGAACCCGGACTTCATCAAGTCCGGCGACGCCGCGGTCGTCACCGTCCGCCCGCAGAAGCCCCTCAGCATCGAGCCGTCCTCGGAGATCCCCGAGCTCGGTAGCTTCGCCATCCGCGACATGGGTCAGACCATCGCGGCCGGCAAAGTGCTCTCGGTCAACGAGCGATAG
- the rpsJ gene encoding 30S ribosomal protein S10 produces the protein MQQARVRLAGTSPEDLDGICDEVREIASKTGVSLSGPIPLPTKTLEVPSRKSPDGEGTATWEHWEMRVHKRLIDIDADERALRQLMRIQVPNDVSIEIVLED, from the coding sequence ATGCAGCAAGCACGCGTTCGCCTGGCGGGTACGAGCCCGGAGGACCTCGACGGCATCTGCGACGAAGTCCGCGAGATCGCGAGCAAGACGGGCGTCAGTCTCAGCGGCCCGATCCCGCTGCCGACGAAGACGCTGGAAGTCCCGTCCCGGAAGTCCCCCGACGGCGAGGGGACGGCGACCTGGGAGCACTGGGAGATGCGCGTCCACAAGCGCCTCATCGACATCGACGCGGACGAACGCGCGCTGCGCCAGCTCATGCGCATCCAGGTGCCCAACGACGTCAGCATCGAGATCGTCCTCGAGGACTGA
- a CDS encoding 30S ribosomal protein S7 produces the protein MSESDTPEPDAPAGSEDQETDALLFGVWETDDIAYNDPSTQRYINVTPIAHTMGRHASKQFQKSEISVVERLINRLMQTEENTGKKQQAMRIVRDAFEIVHEDTEENPVQVLVTAVENAAPREETVRLKYGGISVPQAVDVAPQRRVDQALKFLAEGTYRGSYKTPTSAAQALATQLMGAADYDVGTYAINQKEEAERVAAAAR, from the coding sequence ATGTCCGAGAGCGACACCCCCGAGCCGGACGCCCCGGCCGGGAGCGAGGACCAGGAGACGGACGCGCTGCTCTTCGGCGTCTGGGAGACGGACGACATCGCGTACAACGACCCCAGCACGCAGCGCTACATCAACGTGACCCCCATTGCGCACACGATGGGTCGCCACGCCTCCAAGCAGTTCCAGAAGAGCGAAATCTCGGTCGTCGAGCGGTTGATCAACCGCCTGATGCAGACCGAGGAGAACACGGGGAAAAAGCAGCAGGCGATGCGTATCGTCCGCGACGCCTTCGAGATCGTCCACGAGGACACGGAGGAGAACCCGGTGCAGGTGCTCGTCACGGCCGTCGAGAACGCCGCGCCGCGTGAGGAGACGGTCCGCCTGAAATACGGCGGCATCTCCGTCCCGCAGGCCGTCGACGTGGCGCCCCAGCGCCGGGTCGACCAGGCGCTGAAGTTCCTCGCGGAGGGGACCTACCGCGGGTCCTACAAGACGCCGACGAGCGCCGCGCAGGCGCTCGCCACGCAGTTGATGGGCGCCGCGGACTACGACGTCGGGACCTACGCCATCAATCAAAAAGAGGAAGCCGAGCGGGTCGCCGCCGCCGCCCGGTAA